The Denticeps clupeoides unplaced genomic scaffold, fDenClu1.1, whole genome shotgun sequence region AATTTCCCAATTGCACAGCCTTAAGTGCGTGCATATCATGAATGCTGGGTCTTGTTTGTTTGAGAATCTATTGCACCTACAGGTAACTTGTAGGTGCAATACATTGTATGTTCGTGGGCCTTTGCAGCCTGCGCAAAGTATGGCCcttcacacatttacagtctGAACTTTGCATGATCTCATTGAAAGGGCATATACTCACATGCATACCTGCAGGAAACTCTGGCTTGGGAGGGTTGGAAAGAACCAAGATAATTTGTTAGGCCTTGCTAGTCTTATGGGGAGGTTTGAAATGCTCCAAAGAAGACCCGATTGACACAGCGGGGCGTACAATGCTTAAACTGTTTATGACCTTTGAGGAGACAAGGTCTGTCCTTGAGGCCTCCCTTAGCTGGTgcaccccttaacttacttcaCATGGATCTGGGGAGTGAACATGAAAGGTTAAGCACACGCACAATTGCCACAGTCTTTTGGGTCTTCTTGATGGTTATGATATGACCAAAGATAAGAAAATTGTATAAGAACGAACGCCCCAATGTGCTGCAGGGCTTATCAGTCAACTGGCTGGCTGTTTTGTTGcatattgcaataaacaattgTCTATAATAGTTTTCTGGTTTAATGTATTAATCGAATCCTCCACCACAGTAGCATCTCTgtacaggctgatccggagggccagctctatTCTatgatgccctctggacccattGGAGGTGGTGAGTAACAGGAGAatgtggctaagctgtcatccctgcttGACAACATCtgccaccccatgcaggagaccctgacaggactgagcaggTCCTTTTGTAGCAGGCTGTGGCCCCCACGATTTGGGacagagattcagaaggtctttcctgtcaaccactgtcaggctctacaactgACCACACAATtatagatgaataaaaaaaaaaacacacacacattcaatacaccatctcctctttctcttaagtgtaatatgtgtatatttacccactgtacatatgtaaaatctcacaaatttatattaatgcattttatgtatatactgccttttttttttttacacaactcacattcttttttttctgactatttatttgcttacttGTACAGTGAATCTTTTATTATACAGTCGGCATAGTGTCTGTGCTTTTTGCTGCTCATCATGCACAGTCCACTTCCTTCCTTTCCCACTTTACCCACTAATAAAGGCacatcttatcttatattttaGACTTATTTGGCAAGAATAAATGTGTGTTCAAGCATTCATATTGGCCAAATAAGGCTAAAGTGTGAGGCTACAGATGATTGTAAATTAAGAGCCAAACTTCCAAATCACTATCAAGAAAACAATCAATTTGATTATTGATGTATCATGATGCAGCccataaatgaaagtgaagcgattgtcattgtgaaacggcacagcacacggtgcacacaacaaaatgtgtcctctgcttttaacagtcatccttagtgagcagtgggcagccatgacaggcccgtggggagcagtgtgtggggacggtgctttgctcagtggcaccttggcagttaaGGATTTTAAACGTTCAGagtatgggtctgtttccttacccactaatcCACCACTGCACCTACCACAAGATTTTTACATTACGTTTTCCAATACAAGAATCAAGGTCTAGTTCACCCAAGTGGGCACTTTGATTTATAAGCAGAAGAAAACCTAATCTGTTGTAATTCAGACCACACTGAATGCAGAccattttctgctcattagaGCAAATCCAAAGCCGCTTTCAGAAGGAAAGCAGAACAggcgtggttttctaaactcccggtaagatgataatgttgtgttgtagaccTGTCTGACACTCAAgacagcttttcctccattcctgctttgtgtaCGTTTTGAAGGGGCAGACCCAACTCTAGCCTACAGCACATGACCACCAAGTGGCACGCTGCTCAGTGCAAAATGCCTACCTGGAGACGCGCTTATTCACTATTCCATTCTCCAAATAACTGTTGTGAAAGAACTTCTTAGTCAGATCCAAACTAAAAAGTTAGCATGCATGACTTTGGATGCTGGAAGGAAATCTTACATCTCATTTTCTGTTATTGGTTAAACATTTCAACATGTGTCACTGAACAATTTGTCTTACATGCATATTTGGTTGACATGTCTTTTCAGATTTGGGTCCAGACTTTATTCTCCAAAAACAGGCATTCTTCTCAATAATGAGCTTTCTGATTTCTGTGGAAAAGTGGACCAAATTCAGGCTGGTAATCCGCATTATTGTCTAGTCCTATTTCAAAAttctttaaataattaaaatgattttacacagatatttgttttcttgtgtTCCATTCTGCTTTGAATAACTATAGTTTCTGCACACTAACCCTCCTTTGAATTCCACACAGTTACTATTTCTTCCCCACTCAATCTACGGATTCGGATCTACTGTATTTTGGATCCTTGGACTCTGTGTTGATAAACTAGACATTTTAGGGCATCCCCTATTGATACCCCTTTAATCCTCGTTGGAGGTTTCAATCATCCATAAAAcattcttcctctcctccactccAACAACTGGTCTAAAACACATATCTTAGACCTAGTTTTCAGTCACCCATCTTCAACTACAGACCACTacacttcacatctctgtccacttctttctcttcttctgacAGACCCTCTCATCTCATATTCGCTTTATTCATCTATTGATTTTCTTTGACCTCTATCCAAACCTCAAGAGGCTTGGGCTCCTTGTCTCTTAAATGCCCTATGAAGCAATCATAGGGTTCTGCAAGCAGCAGAAAGATAAATGCAGGAAAATCACAATTACAGTCAGGTGTCAACATATCGTGATCTTAAAATTATTTGAAGtaacttttacaaaaaaaaattgacaaatcaAGGCAAATtacaccattttttaaaatcacaatcGCTATTTATTTACCACTGACCCACCTGTACTACATAcccaaagtgaaatgattgtcacatgtgatacacagcagcacagcacatggtgcacacagtgaaatttgtcctctgcatttaacccatcaccctgagtgagcagtgggcagccatgaccggcgcccggggagcagtgtgtggggacggtgctttgctcagtggcacctcagtggtaccttggcggatcgggattcgaaccagcaaccttctgattacggggcctcttccttaaccactaggccaccactgcccctaggatTCCTCTTTATCATTGGAATACTTTTCTGTCCTAAATTCAGATGAGATCCTACAACTCATCACTCCATCTAGCCTAACCACCTGTTCATTGGATCCAATTCCTTACACAATGATTTAGTCTATTTCTTATGACACATCCTCCCATTTATCACATCCATCATTAATAATTCCATAACATGTGGTCTTGTCCCACCAGCCTTCATAAAAAGGCTGCAGCACAACTTATTTTCAACCTTCACAAATTCTACCACACTACTCTATTACTATGTTCTCTCCATATATTCCTGTAGCTGCTtacattaaatttaaaatgcTGGCCTAAAAATCCAAGAGAGGGTTagaccctcctacctcagatctctcatcactcctcactctgCACCACAATGCACCACTCTGATCCTCAACACTACTCCATTGGTACCACCATATCTCAAGGTACTTGGAAAGCATTAATCaagactcttctctgttttggctcctaggtggtggaatgaaatttTATTAGATGTTCTAACAGCTGAGTCAAAAAAAGAATCATAGAAACTGTTATggttattttaaagcacttatataagtcactctggatagaGCACCTGCcaaattccttaaatgtaatttgtttctgGACTTCAGGTGAAAGACCCCCTTCCTCCATGAGTCCAGCAATCCTCTTTTCCAGGTCTAAGAAGGATACGATAGTGATTGGGGGATCAGGAGGCAGTATGATTACTACAGCATTGGCCTTGGTTAGTGTCATGATTACAGGACCAATAGGTTAAAGTTGAAAAATGATCAATTCTGCTACCCTTTGTGTTTGTGGAAAATACCCAGATGTAGTTGAACAgggtaataaatatgaatgattATAATCCTAACTGTTTCTTAATACATTTCACTTAACTTTTTGCATTTTAAGTATTAcagattttagaaaaaaaaattgctttgatGTTGATGTTCATTGACTACGTATTTCTGTTTCAGACAATTATGAATCACCTCTGGTTTGGAAAGAGTTTGGAAGAAGCAATATCTGCTCCTGTGGTTTTTGTGGATTCCAAAAATGCATTGAATTTTGAGCCCAATTTTGACATGGTAATGAATGTTTGGGCTCATTGCAGCTTTGAGATTTAAAAGGACAAGTTTACTGGACAACCTGTAATAAAACAAACTAATACACTGCtcagaaaataaagagaactcAAAAATAAGCAATCCTAGATTAGAATGattaaaatattcttattaaatactttgttctttacctACCTGTTCTTTACTGACAAACTTGATTTCTATCgataatttgtgtgatttttatcaACCAGtgaaggtctggatttggagctACActcaaaaaatgtggaaaaacacactacagactgatccaactttgaggtgatgtccttaaaacaagtcaaaatgaggctcaggtgcctgtatgacctccctacaacgcctgggcactctcctgatgaggtggtggatctcctcccagatgTCTTAATaatccacctgttgtctattccatttacacaacagcatgtgaaatcaGTGTGAAtcagtgtgttgtgttgtttaagggttcccttta contains the following coding sequences:
- the LOC114776990 gene encoding glutathione hydrolase 5 proenzyme-like translates to MCPLLLTVILSEQWAAMTGPWGAVCGDGALLSGTLAVKDFKRSEFGSRLYSPKTGILLNNELSDFCGKVDQIQAGERPPSSMSPAILFSRSKKDTIVIGGSGGSMITTALALTIMNHLWFGKSLEEAISAPVVFVDSKNALNFEPNFDMEVVQNLKDLGHTVEVRKTFFNVINGISKEGSCIHAVSDARKLGKSAGY